The sequence TCCTTTATTCCGCCGCCCGACCGCGGAGCGTGTCGCTTGGGGCCAAGGTGGTGCAACTGGTCGACCGGTTCTTCGCCGGCTCGCCCGAGGACATGGTGACGGCCCTGATCGAATACCGCGGGTTGTCGCCGGCCGAGGCCGAACGAATTCGGATGATGATCGATCAATCGGAGACGATTACCCAATCCACAGGCGAGCCACGGGGGAAGATGTCATGAGCTCTTGGACGAATGGGAATCCCGGCGAACTGTTTTCGATTTGGAGTTTGAATGTCCTGCTACAAGCCGCAGTCGTGTCAGCAGTCGCCCTGACGATCAGCCTTGGCCTGCGGCGCAGCGCGGCGCTGCGCTACGGTGTACTATTGGCCGGTCTGGTGCTGGTCCTGCTTGCTCCTCTGACAGCCGGCGTGATGCAATTGTCGGCGCCAAGCTGGTTGCCCCTCTCGGTCATGCAGGTGGCCGTCAAACCCGTGTCGGATCGGGCCGCCGCAGTTCCGGCAACAGAACCGGTTGCCGCATCCGCCTGGCCGGCGTGGTCAGAAGAATTGGACCGAACCGGTGGTCTCATCAGGGATGATCGCGAACGATTTTCGGACGGGCCATTCGACGTGGCCGACGCGCGGCAAAGCGGCCCACATACCGTCGCCAACCAAGCATTCCATGAGCCAAAAGGGACCGCTTCATTGGGATCGCAGGGGAGATCTTCTAGCCCGCAGTCGACCACGATCGGGTTTGGGGCCACACTTCGACTGGCCGTTCTTGTGTTGCTGATGATCTGGCTCATCGGATCGGCGATCCTCTTGGCGAAGCTGGCGATCGGTTGCTCTTGCCTGGCTCGGATTCTGGCCGCGGCCAGGCCCAATGAAGATGCGGCGATCGAAGAATCATTCGCCCAAGCCGGCCGGGCACTGCAACTTGAGAAACTGCCGGAGCTCGTTTTG is a genomic window of Pirellulales bacterium containing:
- a CDS encoding BlaI/MecI/CopY family transcriptional regulator, whose protein sequence is MAKADVTPLTVTQREIMEVVWELREATVSQVRQELVKRRDVARNTVQTMMVRLEEKGWLVHREEGRTFLYSAARPRSVSLGAKVVQLVDRFFAGSPEDMVTALIEYRGLSPAEAERIRMMIDQSETITQSTGEPRGKMS